The following coding sequences lie in one Pempheris klunzingeri isolate RE-2024b chromosome 13, fPemKlu1.hap1, whole genome shotgun sequence genomic window:
- the cldn23l gene encoding claudin-23 translates to MMHTPASMVMGIVFAPLGLVLVFTAAITPQWREGQARLGMAGPGSFLRAGVKGQGMGVKSGSVEALLLLRSDGLWESCLQVEHSELKQCWPVAGTYQRDPRVRLAQGLVLTSLFLCGLGIVLACIGVRCWTDMPLRGVAATGGLLVVMAGLLSLTALGVYTHNLGTLGMADPSQGINNPRFPHLSLHPAGSLYFGWLGSCLQVLGGGALLFSFKRPRCPTCPSCPELPACPVCRSCPEISNKPDTDVYEVSC, encoded by the coding sequence ATGATGCACACTCCAGCTTCCATGGTGATGGGGATTGTTTTTGCCCCCCTGGGATTGGTCCTCGTCTTCACTGCCGCCATTACCCCTCAgtggagagagggacaggcaCGTCTGGGTATGGCAGGGCCGGGGTCATTCCTTCGGGCAGGAGTGAAAGGTCAGGGGATGGGGGTCAAGTCCGGATCAGTGGAGGCTCTGCTCTTGCTGCGCTCTGATGGACTTTGGGAGAGCTGCCTGCAGGTGGAGCACTCAGAGCTGAAACAGTGCTGGCCAGTGGCAGGTACATATCAGAGAGACCCGAGGGTTCGCCTGGCACAAGGTTTGGTCCTGACCTCATTGTTCCTGTGTGGTCTCGGCATTGTCCTGGCTTGTATAGGGGTCCGGTGTTGGACAGATATGCCTCTGAGAGGTGTTGCAGCCACAGGTGGACTCCTGGTGGTGATGGCTGGGCTGCTGAGCCTGACTGCACTCGGGGTGTACACCCACAACCTGGGAACACTGGGGATGGCAGATCCAAGTCAAGGGATCAATAACCCCAGGTTCCCCCACCTCAGCCTGCATCCAGCCGGCTCACTCTACTTTGGATGGCTTGGTTCATGTTTACAGGTGCTGGGAGGCGGTGCTCTGCTGTTCAGCTTCAAACGCCCAAGATGCCCGACCTGTCCGTCCTGCCCAGAACTCCCAGCCTGCCCTGTGTGTCGTTCATGTCCAGAGATTAGCAACAAGCCAGACACCGATGTATATGAAGTCAGCTGTTAG
- the grhl3 gene encoding grainyhead-like protein 3 homolog, with protein MTKETETLGLVFQSENFNYNRYSNHIMDSWSYLENPVHEPNHPKPRLHPGDDLAALTMLYEQCKNQKEQKINSCNRAGNLCKTERLSNNTNDFVSLEASANVMKMLSEGVPSSHPHEVLGSKQNTSLPIPATSDSYTTLTSVVAETYDKQELNIIFDSLLQKWPETGAFPDPSTETLPYSDPFPEDQSSPVYSGSYTGSPPERFRSDFQFSLGAPLASSYKSSELPMVYLNKGQFYPITLQGVDSSACLTATKVKTVVMAVFENDKSPEMQLRFWNHWHARQPTAKQRVIDIADYKEVFSGISNIEEVAFNALSFVWNPNEEAKVYIGINSLSTDFSSQKGVKGLPLNIQIDTYDFSSGTNQLIHRAACQVKIFCDKGAERKMRDEERKRSKRRGKLANDANAKQSSISGDCTFFQTLHDHTTQPVLFIPETHLSSLQRMAAPMDEIDRSSMKRLYQDRDQSSSPPSKQTRREDPQRVLLYVRTGAEEVFDALMLSTPTLTGLREAVSEKYGMQKDTIGKIYKKCKRGIFVNMDDNIVEHYTNQSAFLIEMSEVVCGQVQVTLIEV; from the exons ATGACCAAAGAGACTGA GACTCTGGGACTGGTCTTTCAGAGCGAGAACTTCAACTATAACCGTTACTCTAACCACATCATGGACTCCTGGTCCTACCTCGAGAACCCTGTCCACGAGCCCAACCACCCCAAACCCAGACTCCATCCAGGAGACGACCTGGCAGCCTTAACTATGCTTTACGAACAGTGCAAG AACCAGAAGGAACAGAAGATTAATTCCTGCAACCGTGCTGGCAACCTCTGTAAAACGGAGAG GCTTTCAAACAACACCAATGACTTTGTGTCTTTGGAGGCATCTGCTAACGTCATGAAGATGCTGTCTGAGGGTGTTCCCTCAAGCCATCCCCACGAGGTTTTGGGATCCAAGCAGAACACCTCCCTGCCTATTCCTGCCACCTCAGACAGCTACACCACCCTGACCAGTGTCGTAGCGGAAACTTACGACAAGCAGGAGCTCAACATCATCTTTGACTCCCTGCTGCAGAAGTGGCCAGAGACCGGTGCTTTCCCTGACCCCAGCACTGAG ACTCTTCCCTACAGTGATCCCTTCCCTGAGGACCAGTCCAGCCCGGTCTACTCAGGCTCCTACACTGGCTCCCCACCAGAGAGATTCAGGAGTGACTTCCAGTTTTCCCTGGGAGCTCCCCTGGCTTCTTCTTACAAGTCCAGTGAGCTGCCCATGGTCTACCTGAACAAGGGCCAGTTCTACCCCATCACTCTCCAGGGAGTGGACAGCAGTGCCTGCCTCACTGCCACCAAAGTCAAG ACAGTAGTGATGGCTGTGTTTGAGAACGACAAAAGCCCAGAAATGCAGCTCCGCTTCTGGAATCACTGGCATGCACGTCAGCCAACTGCCAAGCAGAGGGTCATTGACATTG cGGACTACAAGGAAGTGTTCAGCGGCATTAGCAACATAGAGGAGGTGGCCTTCAACGCTCTCTCCTTTGTTTGGAACCCCAATGAGGAGGCCAAG GTGTACATTGGCATAAACTCCCTGAGCACAGACTTCTCCTCTCAGAAGGGAGTGAAAGGCCTCCCTCTAAACATACAGATTGACACTTATGACTTCAGCTCGGGAACCAACCAGCTCATACACAGAGCCGCTTGCCAGGTCAAGATCTTTTGTGATAAG ggtgcagagagaaagatgcgtgatgaggagaggaagagaagcaaaAGGAGGGGAAAGCTGGCAAATGATGCTAATG CCAAGCAGTCAAGCATCAGCGGTGACTGTACCTTCTTCCAAACCCTGCATGATCACACAACTCAGCCAGTTCTCTTTATTCCGGAGACACACCTCTCCAGTTTACAGCGCATG gcCGCTCCCATGGACGAGATTGATAG GAGTTCTATGAAGAGGCTGTATCAAGACAGAGACCAGAGCAGCTCTCCGCCTAGCAAGCAAACCCGCAGAGAAGACCCACAAAGAG TTCTGCTGTATGTGAGGACAGGAGCTGAGGAGGTGTTCGATGCGCTCATGCTCAGCACGCCAACGCTGACAGGCCTAAGAGAAGCT GTTTCAGAAAAGTACGGCATGCAAAAAGACACCATTGGGAAAATCTACAAAAAATGCAAGAGAGG GATTTTCGTCAACATGGACGACAACATCGTCGAACACTACACCAACCAGTCGGCCTTCCTCATTGAGATGTCCGAGGTTGTCTGCGGTCAGGTCCAGGTCACTCTCATTGAAGTATGA